From Salvelinus sp. IW2-2015 linkage group LG2, ASM291031v2, whole genome shotgun sequence, one genomic window encodes:
- the LOC111978257 gene encoding ADP-ribosylation factor-like protein 6 isoform X6 has translation MGLLDKLSGWLGLKKKEVNVLCLGLDNSGKTTIINQLKPSNTQTQDIVPTIGFNIEKFKSSSLSFTVFDMSGQSRYRNLWEHYYKESHAIIFVIDSGDKLRMVVAKEELDTLLNHQDIRSRRLPVLFFANKSDLREAMSLVKVSQLLCLENIKDKPWHICASNAVKGEGLLEGVDWLQDHIKTMKT, from the exons ATGGGCCTGTTAGATAAACTGTCGGGATGGCTGGGGCTGAAGAAGAAAGAAGTGAACGTGTTGTGTTTGGGACTGGACAACAGCGGGAAAACGACCATCATCAATCAACTCAAACCCAGTAAT ACCCAGACACAAGACATTGTCCCAACTATTGGCTTCAACATAGAAAAATTCAAGAGTTCAAG TTTGTCCTTCACAGTGTTTGACATGTCTGGTCAGAGCAGATACAGAAACCTATGGGAACATTACTACAA AGAGAGTCACGCCATCATATTTGTCATCGATAGTGGAGATAAATTACGAATGGTCGTTGCCAAAGAGGAGCTGGATACTCTTCTCAATCACCAAG ACATCCGCAGTAGGAGGTTGCCAGTGCTGTTCTTTGCTAATAAGAGTGACCTGAGAGAAGCCATGTCTTTAGTCAAAGTCTCTCAGCTGCTCTGTCTGGAAAACATCAAGGACAAACCCTGGCATATATG TGCCAGTAATGCTGTAAAAGGAGAGGGTCTACTGGAGGGGGTGGACTGGCTACAAg
- the LOC111978257 gene encoding ADP-ribosylation factor-like protein 6 isoform X5, which translates to MGLLDKLSGWLGLKKKEVNVLCLGLDNSGKTTIINQLKPSNTQTQDIVPTIGFNIEKFKSSSLSFTVFDMSGQSRYRNLWEHYYKESHAIIFVIDSGDKLRMVVAKEELDTLLNHQDIRSRRLPVLFFANKSDLREAMSLVKVSQLLCLENIKDKPWHICASNAVKGEGLLEGVDWLQEQIAPSYQNNEDLMK; encoded by the exons ATGGGCCTGTTAGATAAACTGTCGGGATGGCTGGGGCTGAAGAAGAAAGAAGTGAACGTGTTGTGTTTGGGACTGGACAACAGCGGGAAAACGACCATCATCAATCAACTCAAACCCAGTAAT ACCCAGACACAAGACATTGTCCCAACTATTGGCTTCAACATAGAAAAATTCAAGAGTTCAAG TTTGTCCTTCACAGTGTTTGACATGTCTGGTCAGAGCAGATACAGAAACCTATGGGAACATTACTACAA AGAGAGTCACGCCATCATATTTGTCATCGATAGTGGAGATAAATTACGAATGGTCGTTGCCAAAGAGGAGCTGGATACTCTTCTCAATCACCAAG ACATCCGCAGTAGGAGGTTGCCAGTGCTGTTCTTTGCTAATAAGAGTGACCTGAGAGAAGCCATGTCTTTAGTCAAAGTCTCTCAGCTGCTCTGTCTGGAAAACATCAAGGACAAACCCTGGCATATATG TGCCAGTAATGCTGTAAAAGGAGAGGGTCTACTGGAGGGGGTGGACTGGCTACAAg
- the LOC111978257 gene encoding ADP-ribosylation factor-like protein 6 isoform X3 has translation MGLLDKLSGWLGLKKKEVNVLCLGLDNSGKTTIINQLKPSNQSLFGPLSDDWKHVSQVKTQTQDIVPTIGFNIEKFKSSSLSFTVFDMSGQSRYRNLWEHYYKESHAIIFVIDSGDKLRMVVAKEELDTLLNHQDIRSRRLPVLFFANKSDLREAMSLVKVSQLLCLENIKDKPWHICASNAVKGEGLLEGVDWLQDHIKTMKT, from the exons ATGGGCCTGTTAGATAAACTGTCGGGATGGCTGGGGCTGAAGAAGAAAGAAGTGAACGTGTTGTGTTTGGGACTGGACAACAGCGGGAAAACGACCATCATCAATCAACTCAAACCCAGTAAT CAAAGCTTATTTGGCCCACTCTCAGACGACTGGAAACATGTTAGTCAGGTAAAG ACCCAGACACAAGACATTGTCCCAACTATTGGCTTCAACATAGAAAAATTCAAGAGTTCAAG TTTGTCCTTCACAGTGTTTGACATGTCTGGTCAGAGCAGATACAGAAACCTATGGGAACATTACTACAA AGAGAGTCACGCCATCATATTTGTCATCGATAGTGGAGATAAATTACGAATGGTCGTTGCCAAAGAGGAGCTGGATACTCTTCTCAATCACCAAG ACATCCGCAGTAGGAGGTTGCCAGTGCTGTTCTTTGCTAATAAGAGTGACCTGAGAGAAGCCATGTCTTTAGTCAAAGTCTCTCAGCTGCTCTGTCTGGAAAACATCAAGGACAAACCCTGGCATATATG TGCCAGTAATGCTGTAAAAGGAGAGGGTCTACTGGAGGGGGTGGACTGGCTACAAg
- the LOC111978257 gene encoding ADP-ribosylation factor-like protein 6 isoform X1 translates to MGLLDKLSGWLGLKKKEVNVLCLGLDNSGKTTIINQLKPSNQSLFGPLSDDWKHVSQVKTQTQDIVPTIGFNIEKFKSSSLSFTVFDMSGQSRYRNLWEHYYKESHAIIFVIDSGDKLRMVVAKEELDTLLNHQDIRSRRLPVLFFANKSDLREAMSLVKVSQLLCLENIKDKPWHICASNAVKGEGLLEGVDWLQEQIAPSYQNNEDLMK, encoded by the exons ATGGGCCTGTTAGATAAACTGTCGGGATGGCTGGGGCTGAAGAAGAAAGAAGTGAACGTGTTGTGTTTGGGACTGGACAACAGCGGGAAAACGACCATCATCAATCAACTCAAACCCAGTAAT CAAAGCTTATTTGGCCCACTCTCAGACGACTGGAAACATGTTAGTCAGGTAAAG ACCCAGACACAAGACATTGTCCCAACTATTGGCTTCAACATAGAAAAATTCAAGAGTTCAAG TTTGTCCTTCACAGTGTTTGACATGTCTGGTCAGAGCAGATACAGAAACCTATGGGAACATTACTACAA AGAGAGTCACGCCATCATATTTGTCATCGATAGTGGAGATAAATTACGAATGGTCGTTGCCAAAGAGGAGCTGGATACTCTTCTCAATCACCAAG ACATCCGCAGTAGGAGGTTGCCAGTGCTGTTCTTTGCTAATAAGAGTGACCTGAGAGAAGCCATGTCTTTAGTCAAAGTCTCTCAGCTGCTCTGTCTGGAAAACATCAAGGACAAACCCTGGCATATATG TGCCAGTAATGCTGTAAAAGGAGAGGGTCTACTGGAGGGGGTGGACTGGCTACAAg
- the LOC111978257 gene encoding ADP-ribosylation factor-like protein 6 isoform X4, which yields MGLLDKLSGWLGLKKKEVNVLCLGLDNSGKTTIINQLKPSNQSLFGPLSDDWKHVSQTQTQDIVPTIGFNIEKFKSSSLSFTVFDMSGQSRYRNLWEHYYKESHAIIFVIDSGDKLRMVVAKEELDTLLNHQDIRSRRLPVLFFANKSDLREAMSLVKVSQLLCLENIKDKPWHICASNAVKGEGLLEGVDWLQDHIKTMKT from the exons ATGGGCCTGTTAGATAAACTGTCGGGATGGCTGGGGCTGAAGAAGAAAGAAGTGAACGTGTTGTGTTTGGGACTGGACAACAGCGGGAAAACGACCATCATCAATCAACTCAAACCCAGTAAT CAAAGCTTATTTGGCCCACTCTCAGACGACTGGAAACATGTTAGTCAG ACCCAGACACAAGACATTGTCCCAACTATTGGCTTCAACATAGAAAAATTCAAGAGTTCAAG TTTGTCCTTCACAGTGTTTGACATGTCTGGTCAGAGCAGATACAGAAACCTATGGGAACATTACTACAA AGAGAGTCACGCCATCATATTTGTCATCGATAGTGGAGATAAATTACGAATGGTCGTTGCCAAAGAGGAGCTGGATACTCTTCTCAATCACCAAG ACATCCGCAGTAGGAGGTTGCCAGTGCTGTTCTTTGCTAATAAGAGTGACCTGAGAGAAGCCATGTCTTTAGTCAAAGTCTCTCAGCTGCTCTGTCTGGAAAACATCAAGGACAAACCCTGGCATATATG TGCCAGTAATGCTGTAAAAGGAGAGGGTCTACTGGAGGGGGTGGACTGGCTACAAg
- the LOC111978257 gene encoding ADP-ribosylation factor-like protein 6 isoform X2, with product MGLLDKLSGWLGLKKKEVNVLCLGLDNSGKTTIINQLKPSNQSLFGPLSDDWKHVSQTQTQDIVPTIGFNIEKFKSSSLSFTVFDMSGQSRYRNLWEHYYKESHAIIFVIDSGDKLRMVVAKEELDTLLNHQDIRSRRLPVLFFANKSDLREAMSLVKVSQLLCLENIKDKPWHICASNAVKGEGLLEGVDWLQEQIAPSYQNNEDLMK from the exons ATGGGCCTGTTAGATAAACTGTCGGGATGGCTGGGGCTGAAGAAGAAAGAAGTGAACGTGTTGTGTTTGGGACTGGACAACAGCGGGAAAACGACCATCATCAATCAACTCAAACCCAGTAAT CAAAGCTTATTTGGCCCACTCTCAGACGACTGGAAACATGTTAGTCAG ACCCAGACACAAGACATTGTCCCAACTATTGGCTTCAACATAGAAAAATTCAAGAGTTCAAG TTTGTCCTTCACAGTGTTTGACATGTCTGGTCAGAGCAGATACAGAAACCTATGGGAACATTACTACAA AGAGAGTCACGCCATCATATTTGTCATCGATAGTGGAGATAAATTACGAATGGTCGTTGCCAAAGAGGAGCTGGATACTCTTCTCAATCACCAAG ACATCCGCAGTAGGAGGTTGCCAGTGCTGTTCTTTGCTAATAAGAGTGACCTGAGAGAAGCCATGTCTTTAGTCAAAGTCTCTCAGCTGCTCTGTCTGGAAAACATCAAGGACAAACCCTGGCATATATG TGCCAGTAATGCTGTAAAAGGAGAGGGTCTACTGGAGGGGGTGGACTGGCTACAAg